A DNA window from Carnobacterium funditum DSM 5970 contains the following coding sequences:
- the hslV gene encoding ATP-dependent protease subunit HslV, translating to MMTTFHATTIFAIQHNGTCAMSGDGQVTMGESVIMKGTARKVRRIYNNQVLVGFAGSVADAFTLEERFEGKLNEYKGNLTRAAVELAKEWRSDRALQKLEALLIVMNKDEMLMVSGSGEVIQPDDGILAIGSGGNFALAAGRALKKYGKDLTAVEIAEESLNVAADICVYTNHNIIVEEL from the coding sequence ATGATGACAACATTTCATGCAACAACAATATTTGCAATACAACACAATGGTACTTGTGCGATGTCTGGAGACGGTCAAGTTACGATGGGTGAAAGTGTCATAATGAAAGGGACCGCTCGTAAAGTTCGTCGGATTTATAACAACCAAGTATTAGTCGGTTTTGCCGGTAGTGTAGCTGACGCTTTTACTTTAGAGGAAAGATTCGAAGGAAAATTAAATGAATACAAAGGAAACTTGACTCGTGCAGCAGTTGAATTAGCAAAAGAATGGCGTTCAGATCGAGCACTTCAAAAATTAGAAGCTTTACTTATTGTTATGAACAAAGATGAAATGCTAATGGTCTCAGGATCAGGAGAAGTGATTCAACCAGATGACGGCATTTTAGCTATCGGATCTGGTGGGAATTTTGCGCTTGCTGCAGGAAGAGCGTTAAAAAAATATGGTAAGGATTTAACTGCAGTAGAGATTGCAGAAGAAAGTTTAAATGTTGCAGCAGATATTTGTGTTTATACGAACCACAATATTATTGTTGAAGAATTATAA
- the hslU gene encoding ATP-dependent protease ATPase subunit HslU, whose amino-acid sequence MNTLENMTPREIVSELDKYIIGQKEAKKSVAVALRNRYRRLQLDEAMQKEITPKNLLMIGPTGVGKTEIARRLASIVKAPFIKVEATKFTEVGYIGRDVESMVRDLVEAAIVIVEKQQYSRVYINAEKNAVNRLVKILVPGIKKEKKQSNASNPFESMFQNMNLSQEKPVEEEEEVNETITLNRETIKKQIRSGQLDNREVTIEIEEHKKGTSSPMNAGLEQMGIDLNETLGALRPKNKVKRSVTVKEALEILIQEESEKLVNQEDVYSQAIHLAQNSGIIFIDEFDKITSKSSQSGEVSREGVQRDILPIVEGSQVSTKYGTIQTDHVLFIASGAFHVSKPSDLIPELQGRFPIRVELDDLTKEDFVKILTEPNNALVKQYIAMIATDNIDVIFTFEAIERLADIAYRVNHETENIGARRLHTILEKLLEDLLFEAPDMQMGEITITKNYVDEKIAHIVEDKDLSRYIL is encoded by the coding sequence ATAAATACTTTAGAAAATATGACACCAAGAGAAATTGTTAGCGAATTAGATAAGTACATCATTGGTCAAAAAGAAGCAAAAAAATCTGTTGCCGTAGCTTTGCGTAATAGATATAGACGTCTGCAATTAGATGAGGCCATGCAAAAAGAAATAACGCCTAAAAACTTGTTAATGATTGGACCAACAGGGGTTGGGAAAACTGAAATTGCTCGCCGCTTGGCATCGATTGTTAAAGCACCATTTATTAAAGTAGAAGCTACTAAATTCACAGAGGTTGGTTATATCGGACGAGATGTTGAATCAATGGTTCGCGACTTAGTGGAAGCAGCAATAGTGATTGTAGAAAAGCAACAATACTCAAGAGTGTATATCAATGCTGAAAAAAATGCGGTTAATCGTTTAGTCAAAATTTTAGTTCCAGGTATTAAAAAAGAAAAAAAGCAATCCAATGCATCAAATCCATTTGAGTCTATGTTTCAAAACATGAACTTAAGCCAGGAAAAACCTGTTGAAGAGGAAGAGGAAGTTAACGAAACCATTACACTTAATCGTGAAACGATAAAAAAACAAATTCGTAGTGGACAGTTGGATAATAGAGAAGTAACCATCGAAATAGAAGAGCACAAAAAAGGAACAAGCTCTCCTATGAATGCTGGTTTGGAACAAATGGGAATTGATTTGAATGAAACATTGGGTGCTTTGCGTCCAAAGAATAAAGTCAAGCGATCCGTTACTGTAAAAGAAGCTTTAGAGATTTTGATTCAAGAAGAATCAGAAAAATTAGTGAATCAAGAAGATGTTTATTCTCAAGCTATCCACTTAGCGCAGAATTCTGGAATTATTTTTATTGATGAGTTTGATAAAATCACGTCTAAAAGTAGTCAATCTGGCGAAGTATCTAGAGAAGGCGTTCAAAGAGATATTTTACCAATTGTTGAAGGGTCACAAGTGTCAACTAAATATGGCACAATACAAACCGATCATGTTTTATTTATTGCTTCTGGTGCTTTCCATGTGTCAAAACCAAGTGACTTAATTCCTGAATTACAAGGACGTTTTCCAATCCGAGTAGAACTAGATGACTTAACAAAAGAAGATTTTGTTAAGATTTTGACAGAACCCAATAATGCTTTAGTTAAACAATATATTGCAATGATTGCTACTGATAATATTGATGTAATTTTTACTTTTGAAGCGATAGAAAGATTAGCCGATATTGCTTATCGTGTAAACCATGAAACAGAGAACATTGGCGCTCGACGTTTACACACAATTTTAGAAAAACTATTAGAAGATTTACTGTTTGAAGCTCCTGATATGCAAATGGGCGAAATTACTATTACAAAAAACTATGTAGATGAAAAAATTGCCCATATTGTTGAAGACAAAGACTTAAGTAGATATATATTATAA
- the codY gene encoding GTP-sensing pleiotropic transcriptional regulator CodY, whose product MSGLLQKMRMINNMLQKKGGVVNTEIAKEGQLLFNDMASILADILNVNAYLIDESGTLLGFSEKHKINNERVKEMLKAEKFPFGYSNSMLEITETRANIGIESDYTIFPIETRDMFTNGLTTVIPIYAAGERLGTLILARLFPKFDDNDLILGEHASTVVGIEILYKKSTQIEDEARNSAMVQIALKTLSYSEMKAVKAIFEELDGTEGRLTTSTIADKIGITRSVIVNALRKLESGGIIESKSLGMKGTYIRIHNKKFISALEKETFY is encoded by the coding sequence ATGAGTGGATTGCTTCAAAAGATGCGTATGATTAATAATATGCTCCAAAAAAAAGGTGGCGTAGTAAATACTGAGATAGCTAAAGAAGGTCAGTTGCTTTTTAATGATATGGCAAGTATTTTAGCCGACATTTTAAATGTAAATGCTTATTTAATCGATGAATCAGGAACTCTATTAGGTTTTAGCGAAAAGCATAAAATTAATAATGAGCGTGTAAAAGAAATGCTAAAAGCTGAAAAATTCCCTTTTGGCTATTCTAACAGTATGCTCGAGATCACTGAGACACGTGCAAATATTGGGATAGAGAGTGATTATACAATCTTCCCAATTGAAACACGAGATATGTTTACAAATGGCCTAACGACGGTCATCCCAATCTACGCAGCAGGTGAAAGATTGGGGACTTTAATCTTAGCGCGCCTTTTCCCAAAATTTGATGATAACGACTTAATTTTAGGAGAACATGCTTCTACGGTAGTTGGTATTGAAATCTTATATAAAAAATCTACTCAAATAGAAGATGAAGCTAGAAATAGTGCAATGGTTCAAATCGCTCTTAAGACATTGTCTTATAGTGAAATGAAAGCTGTAAAAGCTATTTTTGAAGAACTGGATGGCACAGAAGGTCGTTTAACTACGTCCACCATCGCTGATAAAATTGGTATTACACGTTCAGTTATTGTAAATGCATTGAGAAAATTGGAGTCTGGTGGTATTATCGAGTCTAAATCCCTCGGGATGAAAGGAACTTATATTCGTATCCACAACAAAAAATTTATAAGTGCTTTAGAAAAAGAAACGTTTTATTAA
- a CDS encoding aldose 1-epimerase family protein, whose translation MKRELVTVIKLENHYITVTINEKGAEQTSLKNKQTGVEYIWQGEASVWGRHAPVLFPFVGRLKDNQYQYEDKTYSMPQHGFARDRVFDVTKQSETEVTLSLFSDKESKDVYPFDFRLSITYQLNEQSVNVSYQVENVNQNQPMYFSIGGHPGFNVPLTEDTTFEDYYLSFSPKRSRTIIPLKGAYIDFENRTLGQTNTDIALRWTLFDDDALIYETKNKNIFSILSDKTKRGISFRFEGFPYVGIWSPAKLKAPLVCIEPWYGIADTADASGLLEEKLGIQQLKAGEVFDCDYTITIH comes from the coding sequence ATGAAAAGGGAGTTGGTAACTGTGATTAAATTAGAAAACCACTATATAACTGTTACAATTAATGAAAAAGGTGCAGAACAAACGAGTTTGAAAAATAAACAAACCGGTGTTGAATATATATGGCAAGGAGAGGCATCTGTTTGGGGGAGGCATGCTCCTGTTTTATTTCCTTTTGTTGGACGTTTAAAAGACAATCAGTATCAATACGAAGATAAAACGTACAGTATGCCACAACATGGTTTTGCTAGAGATCGAGTGTTTGACGTTACAAAACAAAGTGAAACAGAAGTAACGCTATCTCTTTTTTCAGATAAAGAGTCTAAAGACGTTTACCCTTTTGATTTCCGCTTGAGTATTACCTATCAGTTAAACGAACAATCGGTTAACGTAAGTTATCAAGTTGAAAATGTTAATCAGAATCAACCTATGTATTTTTCAATCGGCGGACATCCTGGTTTTAATGTGCCCTTAACTGAGGATACCACTTTCGAGGACTATTACTTAAGTTTTTCTCCAAAACGTTCAAGAACGATTATTCCTTTAAAAGGAGCTTATATCGATTTCGAGAATCGTACTTTAGGACAGACAAATACAGATATAGCTCTAAGATGGACCCTTTTTGATGATGATGCTCTTATTTATGAAACTAAAAATAAAAATATTTTTTCTATTCTTTCGGATAAAACAAAACGTGGCATTTCTTTTCGTTTTGAAGGATTCCCATACGTAGGTATCTGGTCACCTGCAAAGTTAAAGGCACCTCTCGTTTGCATAGAGCCCTGGTATGGGATAGCAGATACAGCTGATGCAAGTGGCCTATTAGAAGAGAAGTTAGGGATCCAACAGCTAAAAGCTGGCGAAGTGTTTGATTGTGATTACACAATTACTATTCACTAA
- the plsY gene encoding glycerol-3-phosphate 1-O-acyltransferase PlsY, with protein sequence MVKIILMFMVAYLLGSIPSGVWLGKKVYKKDIREFGSGNSGTTNTFRVLGFKAGVTVLLADVLKGTAAGSLPYLLNSDLNPMVVGLGAVVGHTFPLFAQFKGGKAVATSAGVLLAYNPPFFVFCVSLFLVILYFSRMVSFSSILGSLIIAPSSLITNDWILTIIASILAIFIIYRHKENIKRIRLGTESKVPFGYGYTKNKKNHQQ encoded by the coding sequence ATGGTAAAAATTATTTTGATGTTTATGGTAGCCTATTTACTCGGTTCAATTCCATCTGGAGTATGGCTAGGTAAAAAAGTATATAAAAAAGATATCCGAGAGTTTGGAAGTGGTAATTCAGGAACGACAAATACTTTTCGCGTTTTAGGCTTTAAAGCTGGAGTCACCGTCTTGTTAGCCGATGTGTTAAAAGGAACAGCTGCGGGTAGTCTCCCTTATCTTTTAAATTCTGATTTAAATCCTATGGTCGTTGGACTTGGAGCAGTAGTCGGGCATACATTTCCACTTTTCGCTCAATTTAAAGGTGGGAAAGCAGTTGCCACTAGTGCGGGTGTCTTATTAGCATATAATCCACCATTTTTCGTTTTTTGTGTTTCGTTATTTTTAGTTATTTTATATTTCTCAAGGATGGTTAGTTTTTCAAGTATCCTTGGTTCACTAATTATTGCCCCTTCTAGCCTGATAACAAATGACTGGATATTGACAATCATAGCAAGTATATTAGCCATTTTTATTATTTACCGGCATAAAGAGAACATAAAAAGAATTCGACTTGGTACAGAAAGTAAAGTTCCTTTTGGATACGGGTATACAAAAAACAAAAAGAATCATCAGCAATAA